The window CGCGGGCTCCGTGACCGGGGCCGGCAGCACGATCTCGAAGGACGTCCCGCCCGGCTCGCTCGCCGTGGAGCGCACCGACGTGCGCATCATCGACGGGTGGGCCGACAAACGGCGGCGCGAGCATGAGCGGGACGACGCAAAGGACAAGTGAAGGGTAGCGCGCATGTGTGACGGCAAGCGCATGGTCGTGTTCGCGGGGACGAGCAATCCCGAGCTCGCCGGCGGCATCGCCGAGCACCTCGGCATCGAGCTGGGCAACATCACGATCACGCAGTTCGCGAACGGCGAGATCTACGTCCGCTACCGCGAGTCGGTGCGGGGCGCCGACGTCTTCCTCGTCCAGTCGGTGTGCGCGCCGGTCAACTCCACGCTCATGGAGCTGCTCATCATGGCCGACGCGGCCAAGCGCGCCTCGGCGCAGAGCATCACCGCGGTCATCAGCCACTACGGCTACGCGCGCCAGGACAAGAAGTCGGCGGCGCGCGAGCCGATCACGGCGAAGCTGGTCGCCGACCTGCTCACGGTGGCCGGCGTCGACCGGGTCATCACGATGGACCTGCACCAGGGCCAGATCCAGGGCTTCTTCGACCAGGCGGTCAACCATCTGACGGCGCTGCCGATACTGGCCGACTACTTCCAGGCACTCAGCCTGCCCGACATCTGTGTCGTGTCGCCGGACGTCGGGCGCGTGAAGGTCGCCAAGAAGT is drawn from Actinomycetota bacterium and contains these coding sequences:
- a CDS encoding ribose-phosphate pyrophosphokinase, with the protein product MCDGKRMVVFAGTSNPELAGGIAEHLGIELGNITITQFANGEIYVRYRESVRGADVFLVQSVCAPVNSTLMELLIMADAAKRASAQSITAVISHYGYARQDKKSAAREPITAKLVADLLTVAGVDRVITMDLHQGQIQGFFDQAVNHLTALPILADYFQALSLPDICVVSPDVGRVKVAKKFADMLGGDLAVLHKGRPQHNVAEITHIIGEVADKVCILSDDMIDTGGSITEGAKALMNAGAREVYVTATHGIFSPPAYERIESAPITELVVMNTVPVPEERRHGKIRVLSAAPLFAHAIDNVFKNESVSELFDPDFQL